The sequence AGTCTGTAGCTTGACTCCTGGGACTTCCCCTTTAATCATCCTGCACTTTATTATTCTTCAGTTTCAACATGCATACTTTTCGAATAAAGCTTCACTCTGGTTTAAAGATTCAGACAAAGAGAGTCTGCAGATCTGAGGACACGCCACCCGGCAGGCATTCTGGTGAAATGTAACACAgcacgtctctcctctcctcctctcctcctctcctcctctctgaaggGACAACACGCTGTCCCCCCTGAATCCTTTCAGAGTCACAATATGACTGATTGCTCCCGGAaacaaggaaaaagaaaatatgcaCTGACTTCTTCCTaccagtcgtgtgtgtgtgtgtgtgtgtgtgtgtgtgagctgtgaACCTGCTTACTCTTTAacactctctcctcccccccgcccccctctctctattctctatttCCTTTTTTCCGCTTGTTTCTTTGTTGTGGCTTTTAATAGCATGGAAGTGAAGAGGGGTTGCTAGGTAACTGGCTGGTGTCTGAAAGGGTGTCTGATTGGCGGTCACACCGACAGACACAActgtggagtgtgtgagagtgtgtgtgtgtgtgtgtgtgtgtgtgagtgagtgtgtgagtgtgtgtttccctCATCTCTACACACTGCATGTGCAGAGGATCCATCTTCAACAATGTTGTCACGTCAGTGTGAAATATCACATGTTAGTTTAGTCAGTTAGAAGATTTATTCCCACTATTTCTTTGACATCTCAAATTGAATCTGAGGTAGCTGTAGCTGAGAGCAGCTTCGACTGCCTGGTGACTGCAGTCAGAGAGCAACGACAGGAATTCATTACATGGAGAATAACAggagacatgacatcatcggccACAGTGACGACACCTAGCGGAATGTCTCTGTTACTGCAGCAGCCTTTGTTTCTGCTGGTGCAGGCAGGTAATTAAACCTACatcatatgtattatatttaccttcagtattttcattttatgcTACTTTATCGTACAACTGcacgattttttttaaatatatgttttcattgatgctctgattttTGCAagttccccactgtgggacaaataaaggaatatcaaatcATATCGTATCATATCATAGATTTCAGAGGGAGATATTATACTTCTTACTccactatatttatttaatatttttagtatttattttttgtcaccGGTTCTTTATAAGATAAAGATTTTCCATTAAATAACATAATAACTCATCAGACACAACGCATTGTTTTAGTAATAAAGCGGTGTGTAGTCGGGGCCGCCTGTCGTGTTGCAGATGTCTGTGAGTTGTTAGAGGTGTTTCAGAACttcctttaaataaatgtgcttggctcaaagaaaagaaatggcATTAAATATTAGAGTAAAGTGAACTCATCTTACAAGCCCTCAGATTCAGCTACAACTGTATCATACTAAAACACTGATGCATTAGTATTAACAGTATCTAACAAGTATTAGTATCTATCAAAGTATTTTCCTCTTGATACTTAGAGAACATTTCcttctttacttttacttgtaatAACGTGttaaacattacattaaataaatattcttgCATTGCTAATTCTATTGAAGGAAAGGATCGTACTTCTTTCATCACTGCTCAGATGCTATCATATAGAATAAAAACATAGATGCTGACACTGAAGCAtctttcttagtttttgtttatttgtctctCATTCTTCACGTTTCACACTTATTCCTCATTGAAACCAGGACTGTCACAGGAGACCACATGGACGTTTCAGTACGCAGGTTTTTTCCTTGGTTTTTCCTGTTAtattaacaaatatatacagatatCCCAGGAAGAGCATTGCAATAACAATTAATCTTttccaataataacaataaatttaATAAATACTCAGTGTTCTTAACCACACGAGGAGAATGAGTTTGGGGCTCACTGACGGGATTGTCATCATCCCATACAAATATTAACACAAACACGCATattcacactaacacacacacacacacacacacactcacctagagAAATTTGCACTGTCAAGTGAAACACCACCTGCAGCCAAGACAAACCTTTCGACCACCGAGCGGAGATACAAGTTGATTTGTCGGCCGTGAGGAGAGTCAACCGGTCCACACAGAGGCTCTTCAAGCGCCACTGATGTCAGACAactgaggagaacatgaagctTCCAGAAGGTCTGACATGAGGTTGATGTTGAAATCAGGAAGCGTCATCCCTCGGTGTGCACTGACGTCGTGTCCATTTCCTGAGCGGGATCCACTCAGAGGACTGGCTGTGAGTGAGGAATGTAAAACGAGGACAAGACAAACGGATGAGATCTACTTTTGAAgaagtgctgcacgtctttcaGGGAACCATTCACACGGAAAACAACATGGAGAAGCACTGGCACGCAAACTAATTAACCCATTTTGTTCTTCCACACATGTACagtaatatatacacattcacacagagagagagagagagagagagagacaccgccaaaccaacagaaacacatgatgcAAACAGGTTGCGGTTGAGATGGTGGCAGCACTGAGAAACTAAATGAGTTGTTTTCCTTCTGTACAAGACAAAGATATAACCGGTCCACCAGTGCTGTGagttaaaaaaaggctttttcCTGTCTCGGCCTTTGAGGGGCGAGGACGATGACCCCCGTGCAGAGTGATGACTCGTGTGAAGATGAAGGCAGAGTTTAAGGAACATGTTTGTGCTCCGGCAGAACAAGTGGCGTGCAAAATTAGAACAAAGACACTCTCTATTAAGAATTTTAAACAGTCCGACTTCTGTTTTCTGCGAATGAAACACTCCTGAAAAAGTTGAGGTGAAATGTGAATGAACATCTTTTCTTTGGAGTGAGAGAAGCGAGCAGGAAGTGGGCGGCTACACAGGCAGACGAGTAGGAATGGACAGGTGGCAAAGTGGCTTTTTAAGAAGACTTGAATGGTGTTTGGAGGTTGTGAGTGTGTCCTTGTCGCGGAGCACTAAGAAGGAACGAGAGAAGTGGCTAAGGTAGGTGGGTGAGCACACTCCAAGGCTTTTAAAAGGCGCCTCGGAGCCTCAGTGTCGTGCAGGTTGGGGAGCACTATCGGGGGAAAGCCTTGCTGGAAGAGTTTCACACCGTATTCGGACACTCCGGGGACACTCAGCCGAGCTCTGGCGTCCTGGAGCCGGTCTGAATGCAGAAGAGGAGGCGTGGCTGTTTCTCCCTATGCGTACTGCTGTCCACGCAGAGTGGCCGTCTGGTCCGAACTCTGGCCTTCGACGTCCATGTCCATCAGGTTTGGTCGCACGCCGCTCGCCCCGCTGTCCCCCGAGCCGAGGGGGCTGTCGCAGCTGCTGCCAGGCGACGAGCTGAGGGTCCGGGAGAGGGAGCCCAGCTTCCAGGGGTCGGCTCTCATCTTGGCCGGGGTGGGCCGAGGCCGCGGGGCGAACTCCAGCGTCTTGGGTCGCTCGAGAGAGCTGATGAGGCAGAGAGGAACCGCGTCAGGGATGGGTGGAGCGGGGGCTTTACGCCGATGGGGGAccgggaggatgatggagggCTCGGGGAGGCGGGAGACGTCCAGAGGGACCTTTGCACCTGAGGAAGACAAGAAGAAAAACGTGTCATCATTATATTCATAAcctacacgaccgttcaaaagtttggggtcacccagacaattttgtgtcttccatgaaaactcacttttatttatcaaatgaattgaacatttcaacgaaaatatagtcaagacattgacaaggttagaaataatgattaatatttgaagtattaattttgttctacaaacttcaagctcaaaggaaggccagttgtatagcttatatcaccagcataactgttttcagctgtgctaacataattgcacaagggttttctaatcagatattagtcttcttaggcgattagcaaacacaatgtaccattagaacactggagtgatagttgatggaaataggcctctatacacctatggagatatttcattagaaaccagacacttccacctagaatagtcatttaccacattaacaatgtatagagtgtatttttgattcatgttatctttattgaaaaaacagtgcttttctttgaaaaataaagacatttctaagtgaccccaaacttttgaacggtagtgtaaatatagATTTTGAATTTGGAAGAGTCTCAAAGAAAGTCTTAAAACACGTGTTGCTTAAAGTTGAGCCTTCTGCTAACCTGCCAGACTTCCAGGTTAAATATGACAACAGTAAGATGTGTGTAAGATGTGTCCCTGAAGAGTAAAAGACACCTTCTACTGGTCCCTTGCCTTTCTTAGCAGTGGTGTGTGGGGCCCCCGGCGGAGGAGGCATGGGCATGCTCCCATCGGACGGCGTCCTGTGGTGTCCCAGAGTGTGAGCTCGGGGCCGGATGGCTCCCTCCGAGGGGGTCCGCCTCAGCCCTCTGTTCAGGGCCATCGATGCAGACACGTGGGTGGGCGTGAGCGACTGGTTGGGCTCCTTCTTAAAGCTCTCCGCCCGCAGATCCAAGAGCGGGTTGAGGGCGGGAGCCGGTGGCGCCGCCGATGTCCTGAGCCCCGTCGCCGGGGTCAGGGGGTAGTCGTCCGGgtcggaggggaggagggactTGGTGGAGATACAGTCAGACAGAGAGGACAAGGACAGGAGTGTGACGGAGGGAGACGGGTCCGTGCAGGGCAGCGTCGAGTCGTGATgcctggagagggagagggtccTGCTGGGGGGGGAGGTGCTGCGCCGGAATCGGCCCGTCCGCTGGAAGAGGCCCTCCTTCTTCTTACGCTGCTCCTCTCGGAGGTCCTGCTCATCCTGGAGCACCTGACAACGACATCAGGTCACATCAACAAGCCGTCGGACCGCCGAGCCGCTCTCACTCAAATGCTTTCAGCTGAAAAACATCATCGACACGCCGCTTTGACAATCCCTTCATCAGAGGTGACGTCCCAATCATCACTTTCTTTCATCCTCCCGCTCTACACATTGTGTGAGACCCTCGTCTGCCTTGACAACAGATGGAAAAACCTCAAAACTGAAAACCAATGCTGGGAAGCGTCCACGCAGACGGGATGGTCCAGAGGATGTGGCGGCTTGTGTCATTCCACAGGAGTTTCATTGGTTTAAGATGAAGAGACTGCACAATCTACGCTTGCTCTGCCTTCTCATTTACTGATCATGTGACTTCTATCCATCACGAGAATAACACCAGAGGTGGAACATGACTTGGATTTCCCTTCGCGGCCTCCTCTCAACGCAGCTTCGACCTGCTTGTTCTTCTGTGGTTTCCTCACCTGTACTTTCCCCAGATGCAGCAGGTCTTGTCCGAGGGCAACCGACGCGAGCAGAGAGGCGCaacccagcagcagcacgtcgcTCTTCTTCCTCTGGCTGCAGCGACGGAGcgagtcctggtggttcagcCCCGCCGCCGGCCCGCCGGGCCCCTGACCGGAGCTCGCGAGCCCGACACTAGCCACCGAGTCCTCCGCCGCCCCGTTGCTGCCGGAGGGCAGCAGGGAGCCTGGTGACTCCTCCAACTCACCGGACTCCTCTGGTGaagagaggaaatgaaagaggGGTTAAAGATGAATGATTCTCGTCACAAACTAACAATGGGAAGTGAAGACTCACCCATTTCATTGAGGCTGGAGAAGCCGGCGGTCATCGGAGCGTGTTTGGGGGACTTGCCCAGATTCGGTGCACTGGACGACCAAACTTTGCATCCGTCGCCCAGTGATTTCAACCTGCGAACAGACACCGGGACATCAACACGCCACCGACCTGAACTCACTTCTAAGACATGGACACCAGCTCGCTCCTCCGGGTCCCCAACACCGAGCTCTGCCCCATGGACGACGGGCCTTTTGCTGGGCAGCGCCGCGCATACGGAACAGTCTCCATGACGACGTGAGTGCTTTTGGAAAACCCTGCTAACCTTCTTGGTTGCGTCACAAAACTAGATCCAAactgtttgttatttatttttagtgttagtATTTTATTCTTGAGGCTGTGCATACTTTCTATCAGAGTCTAAACTCATCCTCTCCCCATTAGAGAGAATGGGTCCAAAAACTagtttaaactagaacgggcactcggtagagcgcataccttcgcatatcacaagattgggcattgaattatgaacattttggcattagttgcatgccaattgaataaaaattgaccgcgctctggcaaaaagaagatgttgaccttttcatgaccttgacctttgacccaatcgatcccaaaatctcagtttaatactttttgagttatgagagtaacacgcatacaaataaataaatacacggcgatcaaaacataaccttccgcattttcaaatAATTTGAGTAAAACAAGCTGTTTATCATGTCGTCATTTACCAGGAATAATTCGTGAATCGTTTCCCAAAATAATCTTGTTTTAATACAAGTAAAGGTTTTGCATGAAGTCTCCCTGGCTTCATCAGTCGAACTCATTCAGAACAGATCTGTAAAACAAAGTGTGCACATACTTCTCCTCCCCGCCGACCCTTTCCTTCTGGAGGGTGGAGCTCGGTCCCCAGGTGCGTCCTTTCTTCTTGCTGGTCGACATGTCCTCCTTCTTGCACACAGCACTGCGTCCCCACGTCTTACTGCCGTCGCTCGGCGTCACTGAAGGACATCAGACATCGTTTCACTCTCACCGTGCGCTCACTTTCTCTCCCGTCGGACGCCATCGGACTCGTTTCCACTCACGTCTGATGGCTCTCAGTCGGGGGATGACCCCGGGGCTGGCCGGCGGGGTGGTGCTCTCGCTTCCCTGATTCTTCCTCTTGTCCACGCTGGGAGACGCCTGAACTGTGATCTTATGCTCGAAGCCTACAGGTGAGCCAGAAGAGAGAAgttataacatttatattttttttcatttggcaGACGTGTCCTAACAGCGAGGTGCAGACTAGTATGAGCTCCACCCGGAGTCACACAGTGGCGTCCTGATGACCTCTGGCTTCTCACTCTATTGTCAtcatccctctttcctcttctccatctcctgccTTTCTACATCTGATGCCCTTTGACTTTCACACCTGTCCCAGTCACCTGACTCTGGGGTCACCTGTCTCCACTTTCTCTCATCAGCCCTGCAGTTTGAATCCAGCCCTGTCACACTCATGCCCTGTTGGGTTGTCACTGAGCTGCTAAACCTGGACCCTCAACAAGGTTTATGAATCTTCTCTTTTTCCGTAAATTGCTGAATTCTTCTCGTCTGCCTGGACTGTAACATATAGCGTACTGACTAACATAAACAGATGCTGAAACAATGACAAGCACATTCATCAATTGGCTGACAAACTGAAGGAATTTATAACTGTGTAAAAATAATGGAGTCATTTGTTTGTGAAGTAAAAATCTGAAACGTTTGCAGGCTAGAGCTTTACAGAGAGTAACGTTTTTCTTATACATGTACTCTCATAAAATGGTGAACATATCTACCAAAAGAGAATAAGTGAGGTGATATTTTGAAGAAATAATGGATGAACACGAAGCTACGATCTTTGAACTGCAGTGTCCTCTTCCACCCACCAGAGGGCAGACTGATACAGTTGCCGTCTCGGCCCAGCTTCATTAATCTGCTCTTCTTGAAGTTTCCTTTCCGTTTCTTCACGCTGGGTTTCTCCTGGTACATCTGGTGGATGATGATGTTCAGCTCTCGCTCCACGATGTCTATCTCCCTCACCGCCagctcctgctctctcctcttaagctgctcctcctgctcccgctGCTCCTCGGCTGCTCGAGCCAACGCCTCCTCCCAGGACCTCAGCtcctgaggagagaagaggaagatgaggaggagggggggaataagaagaggatgagaagaagcgcCTCCTCTAACACCTCTTTTGGAAAAAGGCGTGTTGCTAAGGGGATTGCAGAAACACCTCAGACGGATATGATGATCAAATCGGGTTGTGTTGAGATTCCTCCGACTCGTAATATAAAATGTGACTTCCTGCTGAAATCCCCCTtctgtttgaataaataaacgctcatgaaacatgtaaacaccctcagatatacagtatattatttgAACCTGTCAAACACTGATTTTAAAACACTTACATTTCTCTAAAGTTACAGTATTAAGCCAATACTGTAATTGACCTCTGACTTGACCTCACCTTCTCTTTGGCCCTGAGCTCATCAAACATCTGCTGTATCTCAAGCCTCCAGTCTTCTTGTAGAGAGTGAAAAGACTCCAGAGGCATCTGAAACATGGCCGACTGCTCGATGGCCAGCAGTCGTTCCAGGATGCTGGTGAGGGACGGCCGGCTGCGGGGGTTTGGGCTCCAGCACTCTGAGGGGATCAGAGAGCTCAAGTTAATACCGGGGGTAAATTCATGTATTGTGCGTTTTATCGTTCCATCCCGATGGTATGCAGTGTTATATAATGTTCAAgcttcaaggttcaaggtttttta comes from Pseudoliparis swirei isolate HS2019 ecotype Mariana Trench chromosome 20, NWPU_hadal_v1, whole genome shotgun sequence and encodes:
- the map3k10 gene encoding mitogen-activated protein kinase kinase kinase 10, with protein sequence MDFVLELTEGRPTASNGSRAAMNPYARASSTAAPLSCTSCGGCCSPPPPCLIPPRPPSSTTPSSSSIPPNMTPPPPMCPAPVLQVENGSIWKSSTISSSGSPDSHPAHRCGANNPNPYWTAVFDYEATADEELTLRRGDFLEVLSKDSKVSGDEGWWTGKIQDKVGIFPCNYVTRGDATNYQQLTAGGLVAGGVGDCPLEIDFSELILNEVIGAGGFGKVYKGVWGREEVAVKAARQDPDEDISATAECVRQEARLFWMLRHPNIISLRGVCLREPNLCLVMEYARGGALNRELAGKKVPPKVLVNWAVQIATGMDYLHNQAFVPIIHRDLKSSNILILEPVEREDLGGRTLKITDFGLAREWHQTTKMSAAGTYAWMAPEVIKLSLFSKSSDVWSFGVLLWELLTGEVPYREIDALAVAYGVAMNKLTLPIPSTCPEPFAQLLAECWSPNPRSRPSLTSILERLLAIEQSAMFQMPLESFHSLQEDWRLEIQQMFDELRAKEKELRSWEEALARAAEEQREQEEQLKRREQELAVREIDIVERELNIIIHQMYQEKPSVKKRKGNFKKSRLMKLGRDGNCISLPSGFEHKITVQASPSVDKRKNQGSESTTPPASPGVIPRLRAIRLTPSDGSKTWGRSAVCKKEDMSTSKKKGRTWGPSSTLQKERVGGEEKLKSLGDGCKVWSSSAPNLGKSPKHAPMTAGFSSLNEMEESGELEESPGSLLPSGSNGAAEDSVASVGLASSGQGPGGPAAGLNHQDSLRRCSQRKKSDVLLLGCASLLASVALGQDLLHLGKVQVLQDEQDLREEQRKKKEGLFQRTGRFRRSTSPPSRTLSLSRHHDSTLPCTDPSPSVTLLSLSSLSDCISTKSLLPSDPDDYPLTPATGLRTSAAPPAPALNPLLDLRAESFKKEPNQSLTPTHVSASMALNRGLRRTPSEGAIRPRAHTLGHHRTPSDGSMPMPPPPGAPHTTAKKGAKVPLDVSRLPEPSIILPVPHRRKAPAPPIPDAVPLCLISSLERPKTLEFAPRPRPTPAKMRADPWKLGSLSRTLSSSPGSSCDSPLGSGDSGASGVRPNLMDMDVEGQSSDQTATLRGQQYA